Below is a window of Halarcobacter anaerophilus DNA.
GTGCCCCGATCATTTAAATCTCCTTTTAAAAATATAGGAGATTATACTTTCAGGCTGTGTCAGCTTTGTGGCAGATTATTGTCAGTTGTTTTTTGAGTTTACAATTATCTCTTTTAACTCTTTTATCTCATTTTTCAAATCTTCGATCTCTTCTTTAAGACCGTTTTGTCCTCCTTTTACTTCTGTAATAATATTTGTCTCTTCACTCTCTTTTAAAACAGCCATTGCATCGACGATTATTGCGACAATTAAATTTACCATTACGAATGTTGCAACAAAAATAAAAGGAATAAAAAACATCCAGGCAAAAGGATGCTCTTCCATAAGCGGTCTTACTATTCCCATAGACCAAGATTCTAAAGTCATAACTTGAAAAAGAGTATAAAAAGATTCTCCCAAAGTTCCGAACCATTGAGGAAAAGTCTCTGAATAAAGATTTGTAGAGATTATGGCAAAAATATAAAAAATCAAAGACATTAATGCCATAATTGAAAGCATCCCCGGGATTACTCCAAGTAAAGCGGCAACTATTTTTCTCATTTGAGGTACGACTGTTATTAATCTAAAAAGCCTAAAGACTCTTAGGATTCTAAAGATTGAGAAAGTCTCATTTGCTGGGAACAGAGAAATTGCAACAATAAAAAAATCAAACAAAGACCAAGGATCTTTAAAAAATGCAAATTTATGAACATAAATTCTAAGTATTATCTCAATAGTGAAGACTGTAATAACAATTTTATCAAATGCCAGAATAAATTTTGAATATGACTGCATAATAGAGTTTGAAGTCTCAAAACCCATTGTAATACCGTTTAATATAATCAAAGCAATAATAAAATTTTGGAAAATAGCTGATTCAACCAAAGATTTAATAATTTTATACATTTTAAAACCCTTTTATTTTTTGAAATTATACAAAGAAAAGTTTAATTTTTGCAGAATTATTTTAATAAATTTTTTAGAAGATTAAGCCTTTAAGAATAAAAATAATAGAATACTTTCAATGTAAAGGAAAAGAGTTTGTTTATCTCTAAAAGAAGGGCTGTTTTATGAATACAAAATCTGTAGAATCTTTACTTGAAAATTATTTTAAGTCAATTGAAAAAATTATATTATCAAAACAAGATCCGATAACAGGACTGCTTCCTGCTAGTACGGCGGTTACCGAACACGGTGATTATACCGATGCCTGGGTTAGGGATAATGTTTACAGTATCCTTTGTGTTTGGGGATTGAGTCTTTCCTATAAAAGGTATAATCCTGACCATTATAAAAGTTATCTGCTCTCTCAAAGCGTAGTTAAACTAATGAGAGGATTACTTATCTCAATGATGAGACAAAAAGATAAAGTAGAAAAGTTTAAATATACTTTAAATCCTTTTGATGCTCTGCATGCAAAATATAATACAAAAACAGGATTACCCATAGTAGGAGATGATGAATGGGGACATCTTCAACTTGATGCAACTTCTTTATATCTTTTAATGCTTACTCAAATGATAGCTTCAGGACTTAAGATTATTTATACTCTTGATGAAGTTAATTTTGTTCAAAATCTAGTTCACTATATCAGCAAAACATATTGTACTGCCGATTTCGGTATTTGGGAAAGGGGACACAAAATAAATACCGGAGATACGGAGATTAACTGTAGTTCCGTGGGTATGGCAAAAGCTGCATTAGCTGCAATTTCAGGATTTAATCTTTTTGGAAACAGTATTTGTAAAGAGGCTACTATTCATGTAGTACCAAGTGATATTGCAAGATCAAGATTTACTTTAAGCGAACTTCTTCCAAGAGAATCCAGCTCAAAAGAGACTGATGCCGCACTTTTAAGTATTATAGGTTATCCCGCATATGCCATAGAAGATGAAGAGTTATTAAAAAAGACAAAAGATAAAATTCTAAAAAAACTTGAAGGGAAATACGGTTGCAAAAGATTTTTACTTGACGGGCACCAAAGTTGTTTGGAAGACAGCAGCCGACTTCATTATGAAAAATCCGAACTTAAAAAGTTTGAAAATATAGAATCAGAGTGGCCACTGTTTTTTACTTATTTGCTTTTAGATGCTTTAATGAGAGAAGATAATATAGAAGTAGAGTATTGGAGTAAAAAACTAGAACCTCTTTTTATTGAACGAAACGGAGAAAAACTTCTACCTGAATTATATTATGTTCCAAAAGATTTAATTGAAAAAGAGAAGAATAATCCGGGTTCCCAACAAAGAGTTGCCAATGAAAATTTACCTTTGGTTTGGGCTCAAAGTCTTTATCTTCTTTCAAGCATGATAAAAGAGGGTATTTTAAATATAAATGATATAGACCCTTTAAACAGAAGACGCAGAATAGGTCATAAAAGAAAAACATATCCATTGATTGCCATCCTTTGTGAAGATGATGAAGAGAAACAAAAACTTTTAAACTTAGGAGTTAGTGCACAAACTATTGATGAGTTAAAACCTTTGAAAATCATACATGCCTCAGAATTGGCTTTGGTTCATAAAATAATAGGGAAAAACGATAAATTAGGTTTAAGCGGCAGACCTTCTTGGGTACCGCGTTCAATTACCACTGCAAGGTTACATATTTTAGCCGGTGAATATATTATCTTTTTACCTTATTACTTTAATCCTAAGGGATTTTATTTTAATTACGATAATACTCTTTTAGTAGAACATTTTAAAGCTTCGTTGAAATTTTTATCAACTCATTGGGATCGTTTAGGACAGCCTATAATACCTTTTTTTGTAAAAAAAGGTATGCTTGAAACAGACCAAAAAGAGGAGATTGTAGAACTTTTAAATGAGTTGCAAAACGGAGTTTGCAATAAAATAGAAGTAAGAACCGGATTTTTACAGGAACTTATAAATAGTGCATCTGTTGAAAGAATAGAAAATCTGCACGGGCTGAAATTTGATGATTTTAATTTAAATCTTGGAAATAAAAGTTTTCTTTCATCTTCTTTGTTCCAATGTGATTTGCATGATATTCCTAAAGATATTTTACAAGGGTATGCTTTTTTAAGTGAAGAAGAACTTCTTTCAAAACTTACGGAAAAAATTACTTTAGAAGAAAAAGTTAAAATAATAGAACTTTTAAATGAAAAAAGAGGTTTGGATTTTGAAATTTTTATTGATGAAAAATATACTAAACTTCGTGATTTGGCACAACACTATTATGAATTTTCAGCTGTTTGCCAAAAGTGGTCAAGTATTAGAACCTTAAGTGATATTATTGGATCTTTTGATGAGCGTTTGGAAGATGCTTTGCTTGAAATTGTTATTAGACAAAAAAGATTGGCAGTAGGAAGAGCATACAGTGAAGAGGCTACTTTATCAAAATCTATAGATAACCATTCTATTTTGGAGGCAATAAAAAGGTTTTGCGGTAAAAATCAGGCAGAAAGAGCTTTAACCCAAGAGATTGTATTACATCTTGGACATTTAATCAGAGTTGAACCTAAACTCTTTGAAGGGATACTTACGATTAGAACTTGGTATTTTGTACAGTTATTAGTAAGTAATATCTCAAAAGAGAAAAAAATTCCTATTGCAGATGCTTATGAGTATTTGATTACTCTCTCACCTCATACTATTTATAATAATCTAAAAAATATATTGATATCTTTTTCCTCAAATGTAGTAGATATGAAAAAACAAGAGAATCTTTATGTGTCAAAAGTTCCTAATTTGAACTCTATATTGACTCAAAAAGAGTTAAGAGAAGATATTAAAATCGAAGATTGGGCACAATACAGAAAAGATATAGGAATGTTGTCAAGACTTCCAAACAGTTTTTATAAAGGTTTGTGGTATCTTTTACAGCAATGCAAAGGTTTAGTAATAGGAGATAAATATAATTTAAACAATAGAATAGGTTCAGAGTTGACTTTTGATACAACAGCAGGTGAAAGAAATTTTGAACTAAGAGTTGAATCTCTGCTTCAAAGTATAGAAGCCTCTGATTATAGACAGCTGAATCTGGAGCTTTTGCAAACTCTTTCAAGAATTCTCAAGGAGAATCCCGATATTAAAATTGAGGCTGATTTGATGCTTGACGTGATAATCGGTCATGCTGTAAGAATAGCCTGGCAGAAAACACACAAAGAGGGTAATTATGATGAGCAAAAAGCACAAGCATGGAATGCTTTTTACAAACTCTCACCTCAAAAAACAGAAGAGTACTTTATTGAAGCTTTTATGTATTTATTAACATTACAAGAGGAGAACGGATGATTTTAGCTGGAGACATCGGTGCAACAAAGACGAATTTAGCTCTTTTTGAAGTAAAAAAAGGAAAACTTAAAAATGTTTTCCAAGATCAATTTCAAAGTAAAAAATATGAAAAATTCGATGATATTTTAGCCTTGTTTGAAGAGCAGATACCCAATATAAAAATTAAGGCTGTTTGTATAGGTGTTGCAGGAGCAATTATAGAGCAGAAATGTAAAACTACAAATCTGCCTTGGGATATAGATGCAGAAGTTTTAAAAGAGCGTTTTAAAACCTCAAAAGTAAGATTGTTAAATGATTTAGAAACAACAGCCTACGGAATGTTGTATCTAAAAGACGAAGAGTTTTTAGAATTAAATTCAAATGCAAGAAAAACAGAAGGGAATATTGCAGTTATTGCTGCGGGAACTGGACTTGGTGAAGCAATTTTACATTTTGACGGTAAGCACTTTACTCCAATAGGAACAGAAGGGGGGCACAGTGATTTTGCACCCCTTACGGCACAACAAGATGAACTTTTATTTTGGCTTAGAAAGAGATTTCCCGGACATGTAAGTTATGAACGGGTAGTTTCAGGCATGGGAATATATACAATTTATGAATTTCTTTTAGAAAGCGGTTTTGCAAAAGAACCAAATGAAATGAAGAATTTATCTTTGGATGCGGATAAAAGTGCAATGATAAGCCAATGCGCAATGCAATTAAAAGATCCTTTATGTTTGGAAACTTTAAGACTTTTTTCAGAGATATATGCAGCTGAAGCCGGAAATTTGGCTTTAAAATATATGTCATTGGGAGGTGTTTATATAGGAGGAGGAATTGCTCCTAAAATTTTGCCTTTTATAAAAAGTGAATATTTTTTGAATGCTTTTGTAAGTAAAGGAAGATTTGAAGAGTTGTTAAGAAGAGTACCTTTAAAAGTTTCGTTAAATCAAGAGACTGCACTTCTTGGTGCGGTAAAATTTGCTTATAACAAACTTCTTTAGAAAGGCTTTTTTGAATCAATTAATTACAAATAATCAAAACAGCAATTTTTATAATCATCTCACAAAACTTTTATTAGAGTGCAACTCTTTTATTTTTAATGTGGCTTTTATAAATTATTCGGGGGTACAGCTTCTTTTAAACTGCTTAGAAGAGCTTAAAAAAAAAGGAATAAAAGGAAAAATTTTAAGTTCTACTTATCTTAATTTTACGGAAGTTGAGGCTCTAAAAAAACTTCAAGAGTTTGAAAATATAGAACTTAAAATATATGATTGTACAAATAAAGGTTTTCATGCAAAAGCCTATATTTTTGAATTTGAAGAGGAATATAAAATTTTGCTTGGTTCTTCAAATATAACTTCAAGTGCTTTTAAAACAAATATTGAGTGGAATATAAAATCAATTTCAAAAAAAAATGAAGAGTTTTCAACTAATATTCTACAAGAGTTTAAGACTCTTTGGGAGGACTCTTTTTTTGTAACAAAGGACTTTTTACAACAGTACGGTCAATATAAACTAAAAACAAAAGTAGAAAATTTTGTTTATGAAAAAGAGCTAAAAATAAACTCTATGCAAAAACAGGCTTTGGAAAAATTAGATTTTTTTAGAAGAAAAAAAGAGACGAAGGCTTTGGCAATAGCTGCAACGGGAACGGGAAAAACTTATCTTGCCGCTTTTGACGTAAAAGCTTTTAGTCCTAAGAAAATGCTTTTTATAGTACATAGAGAAAATATTTTGCAAAAAGCAAAAAAGAGTTTTGAAGCAGTAATAAAAAATATAGAGTGCGGTTTTTTTACGGGAAATAAAAAAGAACAAAAAGCCTCTTATCTTTTTGCAACGGTTCAAACTCTAAGTGCAAATTATAAAAAGTTCTCAAAAGAGGAGTTTGATTATATAATTTATGATGAAGCTCATCATATAACTTCCCCTTCTTATGAAAAAATTACAAACTATTTTAAACCGAAATTTTCTTTAGGTCTTACGGCAACTCCGAATAGGATGGACGGTAACTCTATTTATGAAGTTTTTGATGATAATATAGCTTGCGATATAAGATTGAATGAAGCGCTTGAAAACAATCTTGTGGTTCCTTTTCACTATTACGGGGTTACGGATATTAAAGAGATTGATTATGAAAGTGTTGATTTAAAAGATATAGTTTTATTATCCAAACTTTTAATGGTAAACAAAAGAGTTGATTTTATTATTCAAAAATTAAATTTTTACGGAAACTCAGGAGATAAAAGAAGAGTTTTAGGTTTTTGTGCCTCTAAAGAGCATGCAAAATTTATGAGTGATGAATTTAATAAAAAAGGCATAGTATCGGCTTTTTTGACAAGTGAAGATTCTGTTTTAAAAAGAGAGAAAATAATAAAAGAGTTAGAAAATGAAAAAAACTCTTTAGAAGTAGTTTTCAGTGTAGATATTTTTAATGAAGGAGTTGATATCCCTTCCGTAAACACGGTATTGATGTTAAGACCTACAAACTCTCCTATCGTATTTATCCAACAACTAGGACGAGGTTTAAGAAAATATAAAAGCAAAGAGTTTTTGACAATAATAGATTTTATAGGTAACCATAAAAAAGCTTTTTTAATAGCTCTAGCTTTATGCGGAAATAAAATTTTAGATAAAGAGAGTATAAAATTTTCTCTTTTAAACAATTTTGCCGATTTTGCAAATGCGCATATCGTAATTGATGAAATCTCTAAACAAAGAGTTTTAGAGCAGATTAACAGTGAAAATCTAAGTAGTTTTAAATATCTAAAATCAAGATATTTTGAGTTTAAAGCTTTACTTGGAAACAAAGTGCCTAAGATAGAAGATTTTATAAATTATGATGAGTTTATCTCTCCCGTACCTTTTATACTTGAATCAAAATCATATATTGAATTTTTGCAAAAAGTTGAAAAAACAGAAGAGTTAAAAGAACTTTGCAGTGATGAAAACTTTTTAAAAGCTGTAAGATTTATAGATTTTTACCTTCCTCTTAGAAGAGTTTATGAATTTGTTATCTTAAAATATCTGCTTTCAAATGAGTGTTGTAGTTTGGAAAAAGCTTTTAAAATCTTAGATAAATATTTAAATAGGGTTGATAAAGAGACAATCAAACATAGTTTTTCTTATCTAAATCAAGAGTTTTTTGACTCTTCTCAAAAAAAGAGATTTTTAAAGTTGGTCTTTTGGGAAAATGAAGAGTTAAAAAGAACTCAAGAGTTTGAAAAACTTTTGGAAAACAAAGATAAAAAAAATATAATTGAAAATAGTTTAAACTACGGAATTTTAACCTATGAAAAGAGTTTCGGCTCTTTTGATTTTGGCTTACCGTTTTTAAAACTTTATGAAAAATATAATATGCAGGAAATAGCGCTTTTAAGTAATTTTGATAAAATTCACAGCTCTTTTAGAGGAAGCGGTTTTTTAAAATTTAAAGATGATTTCTTTTTATTTATCACTTTGGAAAAGGATAAATTTGCAAAAGGAAGTCATTATGAAAACAATTTTTTATCAAAAGATTGTTTTACTTTTATTAGCAAACCTAAAATGTCTCAAGACAAAGGTGACGGAAAAAGATTAATCAATAATAAAAAAGAGAAAGCAAAACTTCATATTTTTGTTAGAAAATTTTCCCATGTGGATAAAAAAGTCCAAAAGTTTTTATATTTAGGTTTGGCAAATTGTATAAAATATGAAGGTAACCAGCCTATTAAAACCTGGCTTAAACTTGAAAAGCCTTTAAATAATAAAATCTATGAAGAGTTTACTAAGATTATTTAACGTTTTAATTCAATAGTAAAAATTGCCCCGTTTTTGCCGTTTTCAACTTTTAAAGTTCCTTTTAAATGTTTTTCAATAATCGTTTTACTCATATAAAGCCCCAGACCTGTTCCTTGGAACTGATGTTTGGTAGTAAAATAAGGATTAAATATTTTTGGAATAATCTCCTCTTTTATTCCTCCTGCATTATCTTCAATAGTTATAATAACTCTCTCTTTTAGGGATTTTTGGGTAATTTTTATCCACCCTTTTTCTATGTTTTTTTGGCTTATTGCATCTTTTGCATTATTTAAAATATTTATTATAACCTGAGATAATTCATCTGAAATCATTTTTATTGTAACAGGTTTTTTATAATCGATTTTTTTTATTAGTTTTATATGATAGTTATCTAACGTAGCTTGGACAATTTTTAAGCTTTCATCTATTTTTTCTTGTATTATGACCTCTTTTTCCACTTTTTTCTCTTTTATAAAGTCTCTAAAGGTATCAATAGTTTTTGAAAGATATTTTGTATTTTCGACTATTAAGTCCATATTTTTAGCCACATCTTTCTCTTCTAAAAGTCCGAACTCTTGATTAAGTTTAAGACCGCTTGCAATTGTACTAATGGCACTTAAAGGTTGTCTCCATTGATGTGCAATATTTCCCAACATCTCTCCCATTTGTGCCATTTTTGCTTGTTCTAAAAGTTGCTGGTCTTTTTTCATCATTTTTTGCGTCAACTCTTTATCTTTGATATTTTTGATTTTTTGTTGTAAAAATAGAAGTATTACCGTTGCATAAAGGAAAATAAATAGAAGAAGTATGGTTAGATAGTTGTTATTTAAAAGATTTATAGTAGTTCCTTTGCTTATTATCGAAACAAAACCTTCATATTCACCTGATATCTTATGAAAAATAGGAATTATTGTAATAATTGAGGTTTTCTCTTTTATAAAAATTGATGCGGGCTCTTTTTTTTGTCCTAGTTCATAAAGTTTTTTTGACGATGTTTTAGAGGGTTTTAGATCTTGAATATTTTGATTTGTAATCTCTTGTAAATCTTTTAATATAGCTTGATTGTGTAAAAAACCTTTAAAATGAGCCTCTTTGTAATAGTTATTGTTTTTTAAAAAATTTTTATTGAAATTTAAATCACTAATTATAAAATTGCTTAATATCTCATACTGCTTCATTAAAGCTTTAGTTATAGCTTCTTCACTGAAAGTTAAAGAGACAACTCCTAAATATAAACCATCTTTTATTAAAGGGTATAAAAATTTGTAGCCTGAGGTATTATTAGTTACTTCATGGGTGAAAGTAGGCAGTTTATACTTTTGTACATAATTGATTCCTTTATTTTTACTATCTACTTTGTTTCCTTTTTGTTTAGGATTACTTAATCTTAGAAATATAGTATTATTAGGAAGAATATAATCAATATTTATGATTTTTTTCTTTTTTAGCAGATTAAATCTTTTTATAGTTTGAAGATATAACTCTTGTCTTATTTTCTCTTTTTGATTAAAATTTTTTGTCTGGATTTTATACAATTTTTCATCAACTTTTGTAAAATTTAATAAACCTGTAAAAATGACTTCCGATAACTCTTTATATTGATGAATAATACTATGATAAGCCTTTACATAGCTGTGAGTAGTCTGTACCAAAACTTTTTCTTTATTGCTGTTTGTTATAAAATTAAGGGTTAAATAGGTTAATATTGATAATATAAAAAAATATAGTGTGTATTTTAATTTTAGAGTTTTTAAAACTTTTCTTGTTTCTATAAAAAATCCTTGAAAAAGTAAAAATTTTGTAAATTATTGTATCATAACTCTCTTAATACCTTTTCTAAATCACCTACTATAATTTTTTTGACGGAGCATGAAATCATTAGATTTAAAGGCAAACCAAAATCTTCTATAGTTCTATTTTTCATATCATATGTAATATTATCAATACTTATTTTCTCTTTTTCTTCAAATTGTTCTATATAAGTTCTTTTCTTTGAGATATATCCGTAAACCTCTTTTTTTAAGCCAAAAGCATAACCGCACTCCCAAACGGTTCCACTGTCACTCTCTTTTCCTCTAAAAGAGTTTAAATTTGCAATTACTATATCGCACTTTTCAATTAGTTTTTTATTTGCCAAAAAGATATCTTGGGCAATTTTTTGTTTTGGTTGGTCAAAATCTATAACATTATCAAGAGGATAAAGTCCTTCAAAACCGTATTTTTTGCAAAGTGCAACATATTTTTTACCTATTTGGATTGAATCTTTTTCAAAAACATCAGGTCCTGCGAGATATATTTTTTTCATTTTAAGCCTTTAGTTCTTTTTTCCGTACTCAATTTTTTTGCCGCTTTTATCAAAGAGGGGATATTTTTTTTCATTTAATTTCATTTTTTTTATAATAGCTTCTTCCAAATTTATATTATAGTGCATACATATTCTAAGTAAATAAACGGCAATATCTGCAACTTCTTGTTTTAGATGCTCTTTTTTATCTTCACTTAGATTTGCTGCTTGTTCAAAATCAAGCCATTGGAAAATTTCTACTAATTCCGAAGTTTCTACGCTTAAAGCCATTGCCAGATTTTTAGGATTATGAAACTTGTCCCAGTCTCTATTTGCAGAAAAATCTTTAATTATCTGTTCAATTTTTTTAATATCCATAATAAGCCTTTTAAATGATAAATGATTATATAATACCTAAAATTTAAAAAAAGAATTAAGATGGTAAAAAGAGAGTTTGTACAAAAACATAAACCTTTGGATTTTCAATTTTTTCAAAACGAGAATGATTTTATTGTTGAAGAAAATCCCATAGAGTTTTCAAACAGAGGTAATTTTATTATTGCAAAAATAAAAAAAAAGAATTTAGGAACCTGGGATTTAATAGAAAAACTCTCAAAACAGTTAAAGATTTATGAAAATGAGATAGGTTATGCAGGATTAAAAGATAAAAATGCAACAACTACCCAATATATTTCAATACCCAAAAAATACTCAAAAGAGCTGAAAAAATTCAAAGCAAAAAATATTGAGATATTGCAGACTACTTTACATAACAGCAAGTTGAATATAGGAGATTTGATTTCAAACAGTTTTAAAATAAACCTTCATGAAGTAAAAATCGAAGATATAGGGAAAATAGAAAAAATTATAAATCAAATTGCAAAAATAGGAATGCCCAACTATTTTGGATTTCAAAGATTCGGGAAAGAAGCAGATTTGAATATAAAAAAAGCTAAATCTCTTGTTTATGAGGATTTAGTAATAAAAGATAAAAAAATAGCAAAAATGTTGATTTCTTTGTATCAAAGTAATTTTTTCAATGCATGGCTAGTTAAAAGGTTAAACTTAAGTCAAAAAGAGTTTCAACTTTTAAAAGGAGATGTTTTTAGAAATACTCAAAATAATAAGTTTTTTACTCCAAAACAGTTAAATGAGAAAATTATGGAAGATTTTCATTTAAAAAAAATAGTTCCTACAGGTTTGCTTCCGGGAAGAAAAGTCTTTAGAAGTATAAATGAAGCAAGAGAAATTGAAGAGAAATTCGATGATATCTATATTCAGGAAAAAGGATTTAGACGTGATGCGATAGTTTTTCCAAAAAATGTAAAAATAGGTTATAATAGTCATGAAAAAATATTATCTTTAAATTTTACCCTTCCTAAGGGTTCTTATGCAACGGTTTTAATTGAAAACATTGCCAATAAAAATCTAAATAACTAAAAAAAGAGTTTTTATAAGAGGAGGTTAAATAGTATGAATTCAGATAATCTAAAAAAAAATCTACTTTCACTCTTTTTTTCTTACCTTTTATTAGTAACTGTTTTAGCAGTGATAAGTTATAAATTTTTTATTAACGATTTTATCTCTCTTGAACAGAAACATAATAAAAACAGTATTATATCTTTTACAAAGATGATGGATAACGAACTCTCAAATTTAAGAAATATTATAAATGATTATGCAAAATGGGATGATACTTATGATTTTATCTCAAATGCCAATAAAAACTATATCTATAACAACTTCAGAGAGGATTCAAATACTCTAAAAGATTTGGGAATAGACGGAATATTGTTTGTAAAAACAAACGGGCATGTAGTATATTCAAAGTATAATAAAAACAATCGCTTTTCCTCTTTTTTTAAAAAAGAGTTTGAACTGTTTCTTATGAAAAAATTAGAGAATGAAGATGAGGTTTCAACTCTTCTAAATTATAATTCAAAACCTTTTTTCGTCGTTAAATCAACAATCTTACAAAGTGATTTTAAAGGTGAAAAAAGAG
It encodes the following:
- a CDS encoding tRNA pseudouridine(13) synthase TruD yields the protein MVKREFVQKHKPLDFQFFQNENDFIVEENPIEFSNRGNFIIAKIKKKNLGTWDLIEKLSKQLKIYENEIGYAGLKDKNATTTQYISIPKKYSKELKKFKAKNIEILQTTLHNSKLNIGDLISNSFKINLHEVKIEDIGKIEKIINQIAKIGMPNYFGFQRFGKEADLNIKKAKSLVYEDLVIKDKKIAKMLISLYQSNFFNAWLVKRLNLSQKEFQLLKGDVFRNTQNNKFFTPKQLNEKIMEDFHLKKIVPTGLLPGRKVFRSINEAREIEEKFDDIYIQEKGFRRDAIVFPKNVKIGYNSHEKILSLNFTLPKGSYATVLIENIANKNLNN